One Epinephelus lanceolatus isolate andai-2023 chromosome 10, ASM4190304v1, whole genome shotgun sequence genomic region harbors:
- the msh5 gene encoding mutS protein homolog 5 → MAALGSLRGGGGGGGFVFGPPGINGDEEEEEDSPAVLLSVFTQHGQMGLCFYDSKDSSLHYMRDTLDNYELHLLARVIQEVSPHVIITSAKQESCMTRFLQHLGSNPDYKPEVVTYPYVDFGLEVGKHRLLSAHLPFLPASISERDKMSYLSSCISFDSPLMLRAVGALLKCLDRRRVGVELEDSSVGVPILQFLAYTLKGVVCMDQDTYSVLQIFKSELHPSVYKLHSGEKEGLSLYGILNRCRCRFGSKLLRQWFLRPTQDLTVLHRRQEVIRFFTSPPNSDVLSTLQSSLRNITNIPTLLRRMSLSHTKVTDWQSLYKTVYNAVCIRDTVRHLPQSIHLFRDISEGFSDDLHHIASLISRVVDFDTSIAENRFTIKPNVDPAIDEKKRRMMGLSDFLTDVARRELEHLDARIPSCCVIYIPLIGFLLSVPRLPSMVEKEDFEIEGLDFMVCFLSEDRLHYRSQRTKELDDLLGDLHCDIRDMETAVMTQLQNTVLERSASLYKILDLAAELDCLMAMSSASQEYGYTSPKLASHREITVIQGRHPLLELCSPVFVANSFQSSESQGRVKIITGPNSSGKSIYLKQVGLIVFMALIGSDVPAKEAEIGLVDGIFTRMQSRESVSVGLSTFMIDLNQMAQALNSSTGNSLVLIDEFGKGTNTVDGLSLLAASISHWLRKPLVDVPHVLLATNFHSLLQLGLLPSSGLLCLLTLETAVDGDELVFLYHLKEGICQSSYAANIATLAGLPTSLVQRGVEVSELYRTGRLIERIDKASSDEQANRCRSVVEMFLSLDLDGKDLDLQHFMKEELLPSAGELLSRS, encoded by the exons ATGGCGGCACTAGGAAgtctgagaggaggaggaggaggaggaggattcgTGTTTGGTCCGCCGGGCATTAATggagatgaagaagaggaagaagactcACCTGCG GTTTTACTGAGTGTTTTCACCCAACATGGGCAGATGGGCCTCTGCTTCTATGACAGTAAGGACTCCTCTTTACACTACATGAGAGACACTCTTGACAACTACGAGCTCCACCTGCTGGCCAGAG TCATCCAGGAGGTTAGTCCCCATGTAATTATTACCAGTGCAAAGCAGGAGAGCTGCATGACACGCTTCCTGCAACACCTTG GTTCAAACCCAGACTACAAACCAGAGGTGGTTACTTATCCTTATGTTGACTTTG GTCTGGAGGTCGGTAAGCATAGGCTACTGTCTGCCCATCTGCCTTTCCTTCCTGCCTCCAtttcagagagagacaaaatgtCCTACCTCTCCTCCTGTATCTCCTTTGACTCACCCCTTATG CTTAGGGCAGTGGGCGCTCTGCTGAAATGTCTGGACAGGAGGAGAGTGGGAGTGGAGCTGGAAGACAGCAGTGTTGGAGTTCCTATCCTACAGTTCCTCGCCTACACACT TAAAGGTGTTGTTTGCATGGACCAAGACACTTACAG TGTACTGCAGATCTTCAAATCAGAACTTCACCCATCAGTGTACAAACTGCATTCAGGTGAAAAGGAAGGACTCAGTCTTTACG GGATACTGAACCGCTGCAGGTGCAGGTTTGGCTCCAAACTGCTACG CCAGTGGTTTCTGCGGCCTACACAGGATCTGACCGTGTTACAcaggagacaggaagtgattCGTTTCTTCACATCACCTCCGAACTCCGACGTCCTGAGCACCCTGCAGTCCTCGCTTCGCAACATCACTAACATACCA actctTCTGCGCAggatgtctctctctcacaccaaAGTGACCGACTGGCAGAGTCTCTACAAG aCTGTGTACAATGCGGTGTGCATCAGGGACACAGTGCGACACCTGCCTCAGTCCATTCATCTCTTTCGGGATATCAGCGAAGGGTTCTCAGATGACCTCCACCACATCGCCTCCCTCATCAGCCGAGTC GTGGATTTTGATACCAGCATAGCTGAGAACCGCTTCACCATCAAACCGAACGTGGACCCAGCAATTGATGAGA agaagaggaggatgatggggTTGTCCGACTTCCTGACAGATGTAGCCAGAAGagagctggagcacctggatgCTCGTATCCCCTCCTGCTGCGTCATCTACATCCCTCTG ATTGGattcctgctctctgtccctcgcCTGCCTAGCATGGTGGAGAAAGAGGATTTTGAGATAGAGGGGCTTGATTTTATGGTTTGT TTTCTGTCAGAGGACCGTCTGCACTACCGCAGCCAGAGAACCAAGGAGCTAGACGACCTTCTTGGAGACTTGCACTGTGATATTAGAG ACATGGAGACGGCAGTAATGACACAGTTGCAGAACACAGTTCTTGAGAGGAGCGCCTCCCTTTACAAG atTCTGGATCTTGCTGCTGAGCTGGACTGTCTGATGGCCATGAGCAGCGCCTCCCAAGAGTATGGCTACACCTCACCCAAATTAGCCAGCCACAGGGAGATAACAGTCATACAGGGCAG ACACCCTCTGTTAGAGCTGTGCTCTCCTGTGTTTGTGGCGAACTCCTTCCAGAGCTCAGAGTCACAGGGCAGAGTCAAGATCATCACTGGCCCTAACTCATCTGGCAAGAGCATCTACCTCAAACAG GTGGGTCTGATTGTGTTCatggctctgattggctcagaCGTGCCCGCGAAGGAGGCAGAGATCGGTCTGGTGGATGGCATTTTTACCCGCATGCAGAGCAGAGAGTCTGTGTCTGTTGGCCTCAGCACCTTTATGATAGACCTCAACCAG ATGGCCCAGGCTCTCAACAGCAGTACTGGCAACTCATTAGTTCTCATCGATGAATTTGGAAAGGGAACTAACACA GTGGATGGACTGTCCTTGCTGGCTGCATCAATCTCTCATTGGCTGAGGAAACCTCTGGTGGATGTTCCTCATGTCCTGTTGGCTACTAACTTCCACAGTCTGCTGCAGCTGGGTTTGCTCCCCTCCTCTGGCCTGCTGTGTCTTCTG ACTCTAGAGACCGCAGTGGACGGGGATGAGTTGGTGTTTCTGTACCACCTGAAGGAAGGAATCTGCCAGTCCAGCTATGCTGCCAACATCGCTACACTGGCAGGCCTGCCAACCAGCCTCGTGCAGAGAGGAGTGGag GTGTCTGAACTGTACCGGACAGGACGGCTAATTGAACGCATCGACAAGGCGTCATCAGATGAGCAGGCAAACAG gtgcAGGTCTGTGGTGGAGATGTTCTTGAGCCTTGACCTGGACGGCAAAGATTTGGACCTTCAGCACTTCATGAAGGAAGAGCTCCTGCCCTCTGCTGGGGAGCTGCTGAGCCGCAGCTGA
- the LOC117265821 gene encoding uncharacterized protein LOC117265821, translating into MTEASPVCSPASSHSSQSSPACLPTCRRHLKKGKALKTKLHLSSAPGVWLLLGVMVVLVGMAVAVAGYVSAAPKPVMDSRGKTHIDRMKLAGPAVMGVGLFIFICAATLLYENRDLEVLRRDDLEDLKGGDGWEDSQDQPSFSCQEQWEHKDREQGSWAAPTHTLPLSTQNCDPPLPSPHRNTHNTSSRPSSPPPPTDAGGRDGEEEEEEKEGRSTLLARVLHHQEPTPHPPSPCPSISHSVYSDSCNSSEINFNIRTGIPQQ; encoded by the coding sequence ATGACAGAAGCCAGTCCTGTCTGCAGCCCCGCCTCCtcccactcctcccagtcatcaCCCGCTTGCCTCCCAACATGCAGGAGACACCTGAAGAAAGGCAAAGCCCTCAAGACCAAGCTGCACCTGAGCTCTGCGCCAGGCGTGTGGCTGCTGTTGGGTGTAATGGTGGTTTTGGTGGGGATGGCTGTTGCAGTGGCCGGCTACGTATCTGCAGCACCAAAGCCAGTCATGGACAGCCGAGGCAAGACCCACATTGATAGGATGAAGCTGGCTGGGCCCGCGGTCATGGGAGTGGGCCTGTTCATCTTCATCTGCGCCGCCACACTGCTGTACGAGAACCGGGATCTGGAAGTCCTCAGGCGAGATGACCTTGAGGATCTGAAGGGAGGAGACGGCTGGGAGGATTCGCAAGATCAGCCCAGCTTCAGTTGTCAGGAGCAGTGGGAGCATAAAGATAGAGAGCAGGGATCCTGGGCGGCTCCGACCCACACACTCCCCCTCTCAACCCAGAACTGTGATCCTCCACTTCCTTCACCTCACAGGAACACGCACAACACCAGCAGCAGGCCATCGTCGCCGCCGCCTCCTACGGATGCAGGAGGtagagatggagaggaggaggaggaggagaaggagggaagatCAACCCTGCTGGCCCGAGTTCTGCACCACCAGGAGCCAACTCCTCACCCTCCCTCCCCCTGCCCGTCCATCTCTCACTCCGTCTACTCAGACTCTTGCAACTCCAGTGAAATTAACTTCAACATACGAACAGGCATTCCTCAACAGTGA
- the LOC117265822 gene encoding sperm acrosome membrane-associated protein 4-like gives MKGLILCVLAIMMLTPARGEEKEQPQQLMESMGFEEEELLECFRCDLGFWDACYTTETNCSAGERCYTGRGKAADSLDVKTLGCVKADECGVETTVELFSNNTIFVMTKHCCDTPFCNSAHRLSIATLLCLTVAVLTTWHLTEASTGSR, from the exons ATGAAAGGACtaatattgtgtgttttggccATCATGATGCTCACACCTGCTCGAG GTGAGGAGAAGGAGCAACCACAGCAGCTCATGGAGTCGATGGGATTTGAGGAAGAGGAGCTTCTAGAGTGTTTCCGTTGTGACCTGGGATTCTGGGATGCCTGCTACACAACCGAAACCAACTGCAGCGCCGGGGAGCGCTGTTACACGGGCCGAGGGAAGGCAG CTGATAGTCTGGACGTTAAGACTCTGGGTTGTGTGAAAGCAGACGAGTGCGGAGTGGAGACCACAGTGGAGCTCTTCTCTAACAACACCATCTTTGTCATGACCAAACACTGCTGCGACACCCCCTTCTGCAACTCGGCACACAGACTTTCAATCGCCACActtctgtgtctcactgtggctgtgctAACTACCTGGCACCTCACTGAAGCCTCAACGGGCTCACGATGA